In one Eulemur rufifrons isolate Redbay chromosome 22, OSU_ERuf_1, whole genome shotgun sequence genomic region, the following are encoded:
- the RUVBL1 gene encoding ruvB-like 1 isoform X1: MKIEEVKSTTKTQRIASHSHVKGLGLDESGLAKQAASGLVGQENAREACGVIVELIKSKKMAGRAVLLAGPPGTGKTALALAIAQELGSKVPFCPMVGSEVYSTEIKKTEVLMENFRRAIGLRIKETKEVYEGEVTELTPCETENPMGGYGKTISHVIIGLKTAKGTKQLKLDPSIFESLQKERVEAGDVIYIEANSGAVKRQGRCDTYATEFDLEAEEYVPLPKGDVHKKKEIIQDVTLHDLDVANARPQGGQDILSMMGQLMKPKKTEITDKLRGEINKVVNKYIDQGVAELVPGVLFVDEVHMLDIECFTYLHRALESSIAPIVIFASNRGNCVIRGTEDITSPHGIPLDLLDRVMIIRTMLYTPQEMKQIIKIRAQTEGISVSEEALSHLGDLGTKTTLRYSVQLLTPANLLAKINGKDGIEKEHVEEISELFYDAKSSAKILADQQDKYMK, encoded by the exons ATGAAGATCGAGGAGGTGAAGAGCACCACGAAGACGCAGCGCATCGCCTCCCACAGCCACGtgaaggggctggggctggacgaGAGCGGCCTGGCCAAGCAGGCGGCCTCGGGGCTCGTGGGGCAGGAGAACGCGCGCGAG GCATGTGGCGTCATAGTAGAATTaatcaaaagcaagaaaatggcTGGAAGAGCCGTCTTGTTGGCAGGACCTCCTGGAACTGGCAAG acggccctggccctggccatcGCTCAGGAGCTGGGTAGCAAGGTTCCCTTCTGCCCGATGGTGGGCAGTGAGGTTTACTCCACGGAGATCAAGAAGACGGAGGTGCTGATGGAGAACTTCCGCAGGGCCATCG GGCTGCGGATAAAGGAGACCAAGGAAGTGTACGAAGGTGAAGTCACGGAGCTGACTCCGTGCGAGACGGAGAACCCCATGGGCGGATACGGCAAAACCATCAGCCACGTGATCATAGGTCTCAAAACAGCCAAAGGGACCAAGCAGTTGAAG ctGGACCCCAGCATCTTTGAAAGTTTGCAGAAAGAGCGAGTAGAGGCCGGAGACGTGATTTACATCGAAGCCAACAGCGGGGCCGTGAAG aggCAGGGCAGGTGCGACACGTACGCCACGGAGTTTGACCTCGAAGCGGAAGAGTACGTGCCCCTGCCCAAGGGGGACGTGCACAAGAAGAAGGAGATCATCCAGGACGTCACCCTGCACGACCTGGACGTGGCCAACGCGCGGCCCCAG GGCGGGCAGGACATCTTGTCCATGATGGGCCAGTTAATGAAGCCGAAGAAGACGGAGATCACAG ACAAGCTGCGCGGGGAGATCAACAAGGTGGTGAACAAATACATCGACCAGGGCGTCGCCGAGCTGGTTCCGGGCGTGCTGTTCGTGGACGAGGTGCACATGCTGGACATCGAGTGCTTCACCTACCTGCACCGGGCTCTGGAATCTTCCATCGCCCCCATCGTCATCTTCGCGTCCAACCGCGGCAACTGCGTCATCAG GGGTACCGAGGACATCACCTCCCCCCACGGCATCCCCCTGGACCTGCTGGACCGCGTGATGATCATCCGCACCATGCTGTACACGCCGCAGGAGATGAAGCAG ATCATCAAGATCCGGGCGCAGACGGAGGGCATCAGCGTCAGCGAGGAGGCGCTCAGCCACCTGGGGGACCTCGGCACCAAGACCACCCTCAG GTACTCGGTGCAGCTGCTGACGCCGGCCAACCTGCTGGCCAAGATCAACGGCAAGGACGGCATCGAGAAGGAGCACGTGGAGGAGATCAGCGAGCTCTTCTACGACGCCAAGTCCTCGGCCAAGATCCTGGCCGACCAGCAGGACAAGTACATGAAGTGA
- the RUVBL1 gene encoding ruvB-like 1 isoform X2 has translation MKIEEVKSTTKTQRIASHSHVKGLGLDESGLAKQAASGLVGQENAREACGVIVELIKSKKMAGRAVLLAGPPGTGKTALALAIAQELGSKVPFCPMVGSEVYSTEIKKTEVLMENFRRAIGLRIKETKEVYEGEVTELTPCETENPMGGYGKTISHVIIGLKTAKGTKQLKLDPSIFESLQKERVEAGDVIYIEANSGAVKRQGRCDTYATEFDLEAEEYVPLPKGDVHKKKEIIQDVTLHDLDVANARPQGGQDILSMMGQLMKPKKTEITDKLRGEINKVVNKYIDQGVAELVPGVLFVDEVHMLDIECFTYLHRALESSIAPIVIFASNRGNCVIRGTEDITSPHGIPLDLLDRVMIIRTMLYTPQEMKQVLGAAADAGQPAGQDQRQGRHREGARGGDQRALLRRQVLGQDPGRPAGQVHEVRRPRAPCPRCV, from the exons ATGAAGATCGAGGAGGTGAAGAGCACCACGAAGACGCAGCGCATCGCCTCCCACAGCCACGtgaaggggctggggctggacgaGAGCGGCCTGGCCAAGCAGGCGGCCTCGGGGCTCGTGGGGCAGGAGAACGCGCGCGAG GCATGTGGCGTCATAGTAGAATTaatcaaaagcaagaaaatggcTGGAAGAGCCGTCTTGTTGGCAGGACCTCCTGGAACTGGCAAG acggccctggccctggccatcGCTCAGGAGCTGGGTAGCAAGGTTCCCTTCTGCCCGATGGTGGGCAGTGAGGTTTACTCCACGGAGATCAAGAAGACGGAGGTGCTGATGGAGAACTTCCGCAGGGCCATCG GGCTGCGGATAAAGGAGACCAAGGAAGTGTACGAAGGTGAAGTCACGGAGCTGACTCCGTGCGAGACGGAGAACCCCATGGGCGGATACGGCAAAACCATCAGCCACGTGATCATAGGTCTCAAAACAGCCAAAGGGACCAAGCAGTTGAAG ctGGACCCCAGCATCTTTGAAAGTTTGCAGAAAGAGCGAGTAGAGGCCGGAGACGTGATTTACATCGAAGCCAACAGCGGGGCCGTGAAG aggCAGGGCAGGTGCGACACGTACGCCACGGAGTTTGACCTCGAAGCGGAAGAGTACGTGCCCCTGCCCAAGGGGGACGTGCACAAGAAGAAGGAGATCATCCAGGACGTCACCCTGCACGACCTGGACGTGGCCAACGCGCGGCCCCAG GGCGGGCAGGACATCTTGTCCATGATGGGCCAGTTAATGAAGCCGAAGAAGACGGAGATCACAG ACAAGCTGCGCGGGGAGATCAACAAGGTGGTGAACAAATACATCGACCAGGGCGTCGCCGAGCTGGTTCCGGGCGTGCTGTTCGTGGACGAGGTGCACATGCTGGACATCGAGTGCTTCACCTACCTGCACCGGGCTCTGGAATCTTCCATCGCCCCCATCGTCATCTTCGCGTCCAACCGCGGCAACTGCGTCATCAG GGGTACCGAGGACATCACCTCCCCCCACGGCATCCCCCTGGACCTGCTGGACCGCGTGATGATCATCCGCACCATGCTGTACACGCCGCAGGAGATGAAGCAG GTACTCGGTGCAGCTGCTGACGCCGGCCAACCTGCTGGCCAAGATCAACGGCAAGGACGGCATCGAGAAGGAGCACGTGGAGGAGATCAGCGAGCTCTTCTACGACGCCAAGTCCTCGGCCAAGATCCTGGCCGACCAGCAGGACAAGTACATGAAGTGAGGCGGCCCCGGGCCCCGTGTCCCCGCTGCGTGTGA